One window from the genome of Enterobacteriaceae bacterium Kacie_13 encodes:
- the ydfG gene encoding bifunctional NADP-dependent 3-hydroxy acid dehydrogenase/3-hydroxypropionate dehydrogenase YdfG — protein MIIFVTGATAGFGAEIARKFVKEGHKVIATGRRKERLDDLKAELGDALYPVELDVTNRASIQDAIDSLPAEWRNIDVLVNNAGLALGLEKADKASLEDWDKMIDTNTKGLVYMTRAVLPGMVERNIGHVINIGSTAGNWPYAGGNVYGATKAFVRQFSLNLRSDLHGTHVRVTNIEPGLCGGTEFSSVRFKGDDEKVSKTYDNTNPLTAADVAESVYWVSTLPAHVNINSIEMMPVSQSLAGLQVHREE, from the coding sequence ATGATTATTTTTGTTACCGGCGCCACCGCCGGATTTGGTGCGGAAATCGCACGTAAGTTTGTTAAAGAAGGTCATAAAGTCATTGCCACCGGCCGCCGCAAAGAGCGTCTGGATGATCTGAAAGCTGAGCTGGGAGACGCACTCTATCCTGTCGAACTGGACGTCACCAACCGTGCGTCGATTCAGGATGCCATCGACAGCCTGCCTGCTGAATGGCGTAACATCGACGTACTGGTCAACAATGCCGGTCTGGCGCTCGGTCTGGAAAAAGCCGACAAAGCGTCGCTGGAAGACTGGGATAAAATGATCGACACCAATACTAAAGGTCTGGTGTACATGACCCGCGCCGTTCTGCCGGGCATGGTTGAACGCAATATCGGGCACGTGATCAACATCGGCTCCACCGCCGGTAACTGGCCTTACGCGGGCGGCAATGTATACGGTGCCACCAAAGCGTTCGTGCGTCAGTTCAGCCTGAACCTGCGCTCCGACCTGCACGGCACCCACGTGCGTGTCACCAACATCGAGCCGGGCCTGTGCGGCGGCACTGAATTCTCCAGCGTGCGCTTTAAAGGCGACGATGAGAAAGTCAGCAAAACCTACGACAACACCAACCCGCTGACCGCCGCAGACGTCGCCGAATCCGTCTACTGGGTTTCCACACTGCCTGCGCACGTCAACATCAACAGTATTGAGATGATGCCCGTCAGCCAGTCCCTCGCCGGTTTGCAGGTACATCGCGAAGAGTGA
- a CDS encoding NCS2 family permease → MLEKLFKLKAHRTNVRTEIVAGLTTFLAMAYILFVNPSILGATGMDKGSVFVATCLAAAIGSALMGFIANYPIALAPGMGLNAFFTYTVVLHMGYTWQIALGAVFLSACIFFALSIFKIREWIIRSIPMPLRSAIAAGIGLFLALIALENAGIVIANPATLVGLGDLTKPGPLFAMLGFILIVVLEARKVTGAVLIGVLAVTVLAIALGYSAFGGIMSMPPSIAPTFMQLDIKGAFNVSLISVIFAFLFVDVFDNSGTLIGVTKRAGLADEDGNIPKMGRALVADSAAALFGSLLGTSTTTSYIESAAGVSAGGRTGLTAIVVAILFLLSLFFAPLAGSVPAFATAPALLFIAVLMTSGLAEIDWKDITVAAPVTVTALTMPFTYSIANGIAFGFITWTLCKLLTGRWRELNSALIVLSILFVIKLGWLSA, encoded by the coding sequence ATGTTAGAAAAACTATTCAAGTTAAAAGCTCACCGGACTAACGTGCGGACTGAGATTGTGGCAGGACTGACTACATTTTTAGCAATGGCGTATATTCTGTTCGTTAACCCATCTATTTTGGGTGCGACGGGCATGGATAAAGGCTCTGTTTTCGTGGCAACTTGTCTTGCTGCCGCAATCGGTTCCGCGCTAATGGGCTTCATTGCGAACTACCCGATAGCGCTGGCACCGGGTATGGGGTTAAACGCCTTTTTCACCTACACCGTCGTTCTGCACATGGGCTATACGTGGCAGATTGCGTTGGGTGCCGTTTTCCTCTCCGCCTGTATTTTCTTCGCGTTATCCATCTTTAAAATCCGTGAGTGGATTATCCGCAGTATCCCGATGCCGTTACGCTCGGCGATTGCTGCAGGTATAGGCTTATTCCTGGCGCTGATTGCGCTGGAAAATGCCGGTATCGTGATTGCAAATCCGGCCACGCTGGTAGGTTTGGGCGACCTGACCAAACCGGGGCCGCTGTTCGCCATGCTGGGCTTCATTCTGATCGTGGTGCTGGAAGCACGTAAAGTCACGGGTGCAGTGCTTATCGGCGTATTGGCCGTCACCGTACTGGCTATCGCCCTGGGTTATTCGGCGTTCGGTGGGATCATGTCGATGCCGCCGTCTATCGCGCCAACCTTCATGCAACTGGACATCAAAGGCGCATTCAATGTGTCGCTGATTAGCGTTATCTTCGCGTTCCTGTTTGTGGATGTATTCGACAACTCCGGCACCCTGATTGGCGTCACCAAACGTGCAGGGCTGGCAGACGAAGACGGTAATATCCCGAAAATGGGCCGTGCGCTGGTCGCTGACAGCGCCGCTGCGCTGTTCGGTTCCCTGCTCGGAACGTCAACGACGACCAGTTATATCGAATCTGCTGCGGGCGTGAGCGCCGGTGGTCGTACCGGTCTGACTGCAATTGTTGTTGCCATCCTGTTCCTGCTGAGCCTGTTCTTCGCACCGCTGGCAGGCAGCGTTCCGGCGTTCGCTACCGCACCGGCGCTGCTGTTCATTGCCGTATTGATGACATCAGGTCTGGCAGAGATCGACTGGAAAGACATCACCGTCGCTGCCCCGGTCACCGTGACTGCGCTGACGATGCCTTTCACCTATTCCATCGCTAACGGCATCGCGTTCGGTTTCATCACCTGGACACTGTGCAAATTGCTGACCGGCCGCTGGCGCGAGCTGAATTCCGCGCTGATCGTGTTGTCGATTTTGTTTGTGATCAAGCTTGGCTGGCTGAGCGCGTAA
- a CDS encoding ABC transporter permease subunit, whose product MLTLPQRERRQAWVLLAPMLLMMFLLTAWPLARTLWLSFTDAGLIGDGSAPNWVGSENFLYALTDPDFRAALWRTLYFTVVSVIIEGFIGVLVALLLNQQFWGRSALRVLVILPWALPTIVNATMWRLNFNPDYGSINALLTQLGLIDTYRSWLGDPSSAINAVMFADIWKNYPLITLLVLAALQTIPEDLFEAARLDGASAFRRFRKITLPAIAAPLAVALILRTIDAFKVFDIIYVMTRGGPLDSTKTVSFFVYQESFSYLRAGSGAAYAILMTLICALLILIYMVMLLRQRRSGSIE is encoded by the coding sequence ATGCTTACATTACCGCAACGTGAACGTCGTCAGGCCTGGGTGCTCCTCGCGCCAATGCTGCTGATGATGTTCCTGCTGACCGCCTGGCCGCTGGCCCGCACGCTGTGGCTCAGCTTTACCGACGCCGGACTTATCGGCGACGGCTCTGCGCCCAACTGGGTGGGCAGCGAAAACTTTCTCTACGCGCTGACCGATCCGGATTTTCGCGCAGCACTCTGGCGCACGCTGTATTTCACCGTGGTCTCGGTGATTATCGAAGGCTTTATTGGCGTGCTGGTTGCTCTGCTGCTTAATCAGCAGTTTTGGGGGCGCAGCGCCCTGCGCGTGCTGGTGATTTTGCCGTGGGCGCTGCCGACTATCGTCAACGCCACCATGTGGCGGCTGAATTTCAATCCCGATTACGGCAGTATCAACGCCCTGCTCACGCAGCTCGGCCTGATCGATACCTACCGCAGCTGGCTCGGTGACCCGTCCTCAGCCATTAACGCCGTGATGTTCGCGGACATCTGGAAGAATTACCCGCTGATTACCCTGCTGGTACTGGCCGCACTGCAGACTATTCCGGAGGATTTGTTTGAGGCCGCACGTCTGGACGGCGCATCCGCCTTCCGGCGTTTTCGCAAAATCACTTTACCGGCAATTGCCGCCCCGCTGGCAGTGGCGCTGATCCTGCGCACCATCGATGCGTTTAAAGTCTTCGACATTATTTATGTCATGACGCGCGGCGGCCCGCTCGACAGCACCAAAACCGTCAGCTTCTTTGTCTATCAGGAATCCTTCAGCTATCTGCGCGCAGGCAGCGGTGCCGCTTACGCGATTTTAATGACGCTGATTTGTGCCCTGCTCATTTTGATTTACATGGTAATGCTGCTGCGTCAGCGCCGTTCAGGGAGCATTGAATGA
- a CDS encoding aldo/keto reductase — MEYRLLGHSGLKVSVLSLGTMTFGGQGKFAKTGQTDVDAAQRQIGLCLDAGINLFDTADVYSGGESEIILGKALGSKRNDVLIASKARFPMGDGPNDRGSSRHHILRACEASLKRLNTDYLDLYQLHQWDGQTPLEETLRALDDLVSSGKVRYVGVSNFSAWHVMKTLGVAQANHYIRPVSQQIHYTLQAREAEYELLPAAQDQGLGTLVWSPLAGGLLSGKYRRNQAAPQGTRHLADWGEPPVRDECALYDVVDVLVEIAEARGVSAAQIALAWLIARPQVTSVIVGARNDAQLQDNLKAADVTLTHEEIEKLNAVSQLPLLYPYWHQAQTAPDRLSAADLSLIAPYLKK, encoded by the coding sequence ATGGAATACCGCTTGTTAGGCCATTCTGGCCTGAAAGTTTCAGTTCTCAGCCTTGGCACCATGACGTTTGGTGGTCAGGGGAAATTCGCCAAAACCGGCCAGACTGACGTCGACGCAGCTCAGCGTCAGATCGGACTGTGTCTCGACGCAGGTATCAACCTGTTCGATACCGCCGACGTCTATTCAGGCGGTGAATCTGAAATCATTCTCGGCAAAGCGCTCGGCAGCAAACGCAACGATGTGCTGATCGCCAGTAAAGCCCGCTTCCCGATGGGCGATGGCCCGAACGATCGCGGCTCCTCGCGTCATCATATCCTGCGCGCCTGCGAAGCCAGCCTCAAACGTCTGAACACTGACTATCTGGATTTGTATCAGTTGCATCAATGGGATGGTCAGACGCCACTGGAAGAAACCCTGCGCGCGCTTGATGACTTAGTCAGCAGCGGTAAAGTACGTTACGTGGGCGTTTCGAACTTTTCCGCGTGGCATGTGATGAAAACGCTGGGGGTCGCGCAGGCGAATCACTACATCCGCCCGGTCAGCCAGCAGATCCATTACACCTTGCAGGCGCGCGAAGCCGAATATGAATTACTGCCTGCGGCGCAGGATCAGGGCCTCGGCACGCTGGTCTGGAGCCCGCTGGCGGGCGGATTACTCTCGGGCAAATATCGCCGCAATCAGGCCGCACCACAAGGCACCCGACATCTGGCCGACTGGGGCGAGCCGCCGGTGCGTGATGAATGCGCGCTGTACGACGTAGTGGATGTGTTGGTAGAAATCGCCGAAGCCCGTGGGGTCTCAGCGGCGCAAATCGCGCTGGCGTGGCTGATTGCAAGGCCACAGGTGACGTCGGTGATCGTCGGCGCACGCAACGATGCGCAGCTGCAGGACAATCTTAAGGCTGCCGACGTGACGCTCACCCACGAAGAAATAGAAAAACTCAATGCTGTCAGCCAGTTGCCGTTGCTGTATCCTTACTGGCATCAGGCTCAGACTGCGCCAGACCGCCTCTCAGCGGCGGATTTATCGCTGATTGCGCCTTATCTGAAAAAGTAA
- a CDS encoding YnfA family protein: MLKTSLLFFATALAEIVGCFLPYLWLRKGGSAMLLLPAALSLVAFVWLLTLHPAASGRVYAAYGGVYVMTAMLWLRFVDDVKLSTTDWVGACVALAGMLIIISGWKAA; the protein is encoded by the coding sequence ATGCTCAAAACTTCTTTACTGTTCTTTGCGACCGCGCTGGCGGAAATTGTCGGCTGCTTTCTGCCTTATCTCTGGCTACGTAAAGGAGGCAGCGCAATGCTGCTGTTGCCTGCGGCGCTGAGTCTGGTCGCGTTTGTCTGGTTACTGACGCTGCATCCGGCAGCCAGCGGGCGGGTTTATGCGGCTTACGGCGGGGTTTATGTGATGACCGCCATGCTGTGGCTGCGTTTTGTCGATGACGTGAAACTCAGCACTACTGACTGGGTCGGTGCCTGCGTAGCGCTGGCCGGAATGTTGATCATCATTTCAGGGTGGAAAGCAGCTTAA
- a CDS encoding DUF1283 family protein, producing the protein MNTTFMSRLTRSVLPVALLVMTAAWQAPALAATNCAGGTCVFGGSGNDAMSNEEARQSKEQWNETQRLRALKNQRAEKDYSKYDNSVDLRDKCNASQNVNAYWEENTERCLDRRTGRQLLAP; encoded by the coding sequence ATGAATACAACGTTTATGTCCCGACTGACCCGCAGCGTATTGCCGGTCGCCCTGCTGGTCATGACCGCAGCCTGGCAAGCGCCTGCATTGGCTGCCACCAACTGCGCAGGCGGGACCTGTGTTTTTGGCGGTAGCGGCAATGATGCCATGAGTAACGAAGAAGCACGCCAGAGCAAAGAACAGTGGAATGAAACCCAGCGTCTGCGCGCGTTGAAGAACCAGCGTGCAGAGAAAGACTATTCCAAATACGATAACTCGGTTGATCTGCGTGATAAGTGCAACGCCAGCCAGAACGTTAATGCCTATTGGGAAGAGAATACTGAGCGCTGCCTCGACCGCCGTACAGGCCGTCAGTTACTCGCGCCATAA
- a CDS encoding DUF1161 domain-containing protein produces the protein MKKTLLAGLAVVMLAPLVAQASCDTVKADITQKIVANGLPESGFKLDIVPNDQADQAGGQVVGHCGNDSQKIIYTKTAGAGDESNSNPKTGTSQDSN, from the coding sequence ATGAAAAAGACGCTATTAGCCGGACTTGCCGTTGTGATGTTGGCTCCGCTCGTCGCACAGGCTTCCTGTGATACTGTAAAAGCGGATATCACCCAGAAAATCGTCGCTAACGGTTTACCTGAGTCAGGTTTCAAACTCGACATCGTACCGAACGATCAGGCAGATCAGGCCGGTGGACAAGTCGTTGGGCATTGCGGAAATGATAGCCAGAAGATCATCTATACAAAGACTGCTGGCGCAGGGGATGAGAGCAATTCGAACCCTAAAACCGGAACGAGTCAGGACAGTAATTAA
- a CDS encoding carbohydrate kinase family protein, with protein MKKPDATATLYVAGNINVDLIMSTLHEWPKKGTEAMLESSSLRPGGSAGNCALALAALDTPHRLVANQGNDQFTGWLASLFPHSARHWPTADCETSLTFGVTHPDHERTFFSNQGHIVRLSMQDVLGQLPQTAQPGDWVLLCGTWLCTALYADYPQLLSLLKQRGYHVAVDSGWPPQDWSDALREQAANWLPFCDALLLNEVETLGLADAATLDAAAHRLLSQMADSAFCVAKCGPEGARLWSADQALHQHAEPVDVVDTIGAGDSFNAGFLSALIYGLPPATALQWGVRVAGCAIGSSPRRYPDWQSLFGLMENH; from the coding sequence ATGAAGAAACCCGACGCCACCGCCACGCTGTACGTGGCGGGTAATATCAATGTGGATTTGATCATGAGCACGCTGCATGAATGGCCGAAAAAAGGTACGGAAGCGATGCTCGAGAGCAGTTCGCTGCGCCCCGGCGGTTCCGCCGGTAACTGTGCGCTGGCGCTGGCGGCGCTCGATACGCCGCACCGCCTGGTCGCTAATCAGGGCAACGACCAGTTCACCGGCTGGCTGGCCAGTTTATTTCCACACAGCGCGCGCCACTGGCCAACCGCCGACTGCGAAACCTCGCTGACTTTCGGCGTCACGCATCCGGATCATGAACGCACATTCTTCAGTAATCAGGGGCACATCGTTCGCCTTTCGATGCAGGACGTGCTCGGACAGTTACCGCAGACCGCACAACCCGGCGACTGGGTCCTGCTGTGCGGCACCTGGCTGTGTACCGCACTGTACGCGGACTATCCGCAGCTGCTTTCCCTGCTGAAACAACGCGGTTATCACGTCGCCGTCGACAGCGGCTGGCCGCCGCAGGACTGGAGCGACGCGCTGCGCGAACAGGCGGCGAACTGGCTGCCGTTCTGCGATGCACTGCTGCTCAATGAAGTGGAAACGCTCGGGCTGGCGGATGCCGCCACGCTTGACGCCGCCGCACACCGCCTGCTTTCACAGATGGCAGACAGTGCGTTTTGCGTGGCGAAATGCGGCCCTGAGGGTGCGCGCCTGTGGAGCGCGGATCAGGCGCTGCATCAGCACGCGGAACCGGTCGATGTGGTCGATACCATCGGTGCCGGAGACAGTTTTAATGCCGGATTTTTATCCGCGCTGATTTATGGCCTGCCGCCCGCCACGGCGCTGCAATGGGGTGTCCGCGTCGCGGGTTGCGCGATCGGCAGTTCCCCGCGCCGTTACCCTGACTGGCAATCGCTTTTTGGCCTTATGGAGAATCATTAA
- a CDS encoding ABC transporter permease subunit: MKQKIRLILRYLAALILAASILAPLVWMFLMSVSSAADLTRIPLEWLPRQWDFSRYASLLTLQAGQPGALFLHALGNSLLVACGATIISLLLAIPAAYSFSRYPGRDGWLFGSLAIYMVPPVAFVLPLYFILQQLSLLNTHLGLILVYCSMILPFLTWMLKNQFDALPIDIEQAARLDGLRYWQVLLRITLPLAKPALGASAMFGWLLAWDEFFYALLFTNNIDAQTLPVTIAGFTAGRATDDGLIAAVGILAAIPPLFIALWLQKTLVSGLTAGGSKG; the protein is encoded by the coding sequence ATGAAACAGAAAATCCGGCTTATCCTGCGCTATCTCGCCGCGCTGATTCTGGCAGCCTCGATCCTTGCGCCGCTGGTGTGGATGTTCCTGATGAGCGTCAGTTCGGCGGCTGACCTGACCCGCATTCCGCTGGAATGGCTACCGCGCCAGTGGGATTTCAGCCGTTACGCCAGCCTGCTGACCTTGCAGGCCGGACAGCCCGGTGCGCTGTTCTTACACGCCCTTGGCAACAGCCTGCTGGTCGCCTGCGGTGCAACAATCATTTCCCTGCTACTGGCCATTCCGGCGGCCTACAGCTTCTCACGTTATCCCGGCCGTGACGGCTGGCTGTTTGGCAGTCTGGCGATTTACATGGTGCCGCCGGTGGCGTTCGTTCTGCCCCTGTACTTCATCTTGCAACAGCTCTCGCTGCTCAACACCCATCTCGGTCTGATTCTGGTCTACTGCTCGATGATCCTGCCATTCCTGACGTGGATGCTGAAAAACCAGTTCGATGCCCTGCCGATCGACATCGAACAGGCCGCGCGCCTTGACGGACTGCGTTACTGGCAGGTACTGCTGCGCATTACGCTGCCGCTGGCAAAACCGGCGCTCGGTGCCTCGGCAATGTTCGGCTGGCTGCTGGCGTGGGATGAATTCTTCTACGCCCTGCTGTTCACCAACAATATCGACGCCCAGACGTTGCCGGTCACCATCGCCGGTTTTACCGCCGGGCGCGCCACCGATGACGGGCTGATTGCCGCTGTCGGCATTCTGGCGGCCATTCCGCCACTCTTTATTGCACTCTGGCTGCAAAAAACACTGGTCAGCGGGTTAACCGCTGGCGGCAGCAAGGGATAA
- a CDS encoding LysR family transcriptional regulator: MSPFSRFSQYFTEVARTGSLRKAAEVLHVSASAINRQILQAEQTLETPLFERLPTGLKLTSAGEILFDDIRRWRKEFSRTRERFDEIQGLRRGHVTISMIAALSEGMMAELIAEVGKEHPYLTFDIRIEDSRNISEQVSSAEVDFGLLLDPVEHTGLEVRAFAELPIGIAMPVGHELSRQVSLSFSDIAAYRQIIPSEPLMVNARAKLLYNRYQLLETPSIVCNDVRMMREMIRKGAGVGVLSLLDVLPDLQENRLAFVPLQGRTAKPLTLALCVAPRRQLSRAAQRVIQKVIVMMERLSQ, from the coding sequence ATGTCTCCCTTCTCCCGTTTTTCGCAATATTTTACTGAAGTCGCCCGAACAGGAAGTTTGCGCAAAGCTGCCGAAGTGCTGCACGTCTCGGCTTCGGCCATCAACCGGCAGATTTTGCAGGCTGAACAGACGCTGGAAACACCGCTGTTTGAGCGCCTGCCGACCGGACTAAAACTGACATCTGCAGGCGAAATTCTGTTCGATGATATCCGCCGCTGGCGAAAGGAATTTTCCCGCACCCGCGAACGTTTCGATGAGATCCAGGGATTACGTCGCGGGCACGTCACTATTTCGATGATTGCCGCGCTCAGCGAAGGCATGATGGCGGAACTGATTGCCGAAGTGGGTAAAGAACATCCCTATCTCACGTTTGATATACGCATTGAAGACAGCCGCAATATCAGCGAGCAGGTCAGTTCGGCAGAAGTTGATTTTGGTTTGCTGCTCGACCCGGTCGAACACACCGGGCTGGAAGTGCGCGCCTTTGCGGAATTGCCGATTGGCATCGCCATGCCGGTCGGGCACGAGTTGTCGCGTCAGGTATCGCTGTCGTTCAGTGATATCGCGGCTTACCGGCAGATCATTCCGTCGGAACCGCTGATGGTCAACGCACGCGCCAAACTGCTGTATAACCGCTATCAGCTGCTGGAAACGCCGTCGATCGTCTGCAATGACGTGCGGATGATGCGTGAAATGATCCGTAAAGGCGCCGGTGTCGGCGTGCTGAGCCTGCTGGATGTCTTACCTGATTTACAAGAAAACCGGCTGGCGTTCGTACCTTTGCAGGGCCGCACGGCGAAGCCGCTGACGCTGGCATTGTGCGTTGCCCCACGCCGTCAACTGTCGCGCGCGGCGCAGAGGGTGATTCAGAAGGTGATCGTAATGATGGAACGTTTATCGCAGTAA
- the ugpC gene encoding sn-glycerol-3-phosphate ABC transporter ATP-binding protein UgpC: MALVELVKVAKHYGKVQVLKPLDLTIPDGSFTVLVGPSGCGKSTLLRLLAGLESLSDGDILLDKQQINNFDPADRDIAMVFQSYALYPHLTVAENMAFHMQVKKVPKAEQQAKVQQAAKVLGIDHLLKRLPKDLSGGQRQRVAMGRALVRNPKVFLFDEPLSNLDAQLRMELRAEIKSLHQQFRTTTVYVTHDQVEAMTLADNIVVMKDGFIVQQGDPLSIYDKPVNTFVARFIGSPPMNLLSGVFQSIDGKPGVTCAQLWFALPEKWALQARQSEGKPVTLGLRPHDLRPVQHSAQPAATLRLLEVTGESSLLHIDWSGFPLHVQFAGRARVSADQPLYLEANSDAIHLFDTQTGQRLTEE; the protein is encoded by the coding sequence ATGGCTCTGGTAGAACTGGTAAAAGTTGCCAAACATTATGGCAAAGTGCAGGTGTTGAAACCGCTGGATCTGACCATTCCGGACGGCAGTTTCACCGTGCTGGTCGGGCCATCGGGCTGTGGGAAATCGACGCTGCTGCGCCTGCTGGCCGGTCTCGAATCCCTTTCGGACGGCGATATTCTGCTGGATAAACAGCAGATTAATAACTTCGACCCGGCGGACCGGGATATCGCAATGGTATTTCAAAGTTATGCGCTTTATCCGCACCTGACCGTCGCCGAGAATATGGCGTTCCATATGCAGGTGAAAAAAGTGCCGAAAGCCGAACAGCAGGCGAAAGTTCAGCAGGCGGCAAAAGTGCTGGGCATTGACCATCTGCTAAAACGCCTGCCGAAAGATTTGTCCGGCGGCCAGCGTCAGCGAGTGGCGATGGGTCGCGCCCTGGTGCGTAATCCAAAAGTATTTCTGTTCGATGAACCACTCTCCAACCTCGACGCACAATTGCGTATGGAGCTGCGCGCCGAAATAAAATCGCTGCATCAGCAGTTTCGTACCACCACGGTGTATGTGACGCACGATCAGGTTGAGGCAATGACGCTGGCGGACAATATCGTGGTCATGAAAGACGGATTTATCGTGCAACAGGGCGATCCGCTGTCGATCTACGATAAACCGGTAAACACCTTTGTGGCGCGGTTTATCGGTTCGCCGCCGATGAACCTGCTAAGCGGCGTGTTCCAGAGCATCGACGGAAAGCCGGGTGTCACCTGCGCACAGCTGTGGTTTGCGTTACCGGAAAAATGGGCATTACAGGCGCGTCAGTCTGAAGGAAAGCCGGTCACTCTCGGCCTGCGCCCGCATGATCTCCGTCCGGTGCAACACAGCGCCCAGCCCGCCGCGACGCTGCGCCTGCTGGAAGTGACCGGAGAAAGCAGCCTGCTGCACATCGACTGGAGCGGCTTCCCGCTGCACGTTCAGTTCGCCGGGCGCGCGCGCGTCAGCGCCGATCAGCCGCTGTATCTCGAAGCCAACAGCGACGCCATTCATCTGTTTGATACACAAACGGGGCAACGGTTGACTGAAGAGTGA
- a CDS encoding MFS transporter, protein MSLFPIKKFLLPPGSALPLLVAGAFFMENLDATVIVTALPQMAKDFGVHPVDMNIGVSAYILTLTVFIPASGWIANRFGTRNIFSLAIVLFTLASLLCSASVSLGTFTAARMLQGFAGALMVPVGRLVVLKNTQKSDLIRAIATITWPGLVAPILGPPLGGFITTYASWHWIFILNVPLGIVALLFARRLIPQAAGQKGVPFDVTGFVLTGAACLGLIFGLDKFNEGQIDWKPVAMVSGALIAAALAVWHSKRASHPLLPLVALKIRSYAVTVYGGSLFRIAIGALPFLLPLMFQLGYGMSAFDAGLLVLSVFAGNLAMKPFTSAILHRFRFKSIMLVNGLLNSATIFACALLTPEVPTALTLLLLFASGMTRSMQFTALNTLAFSQVPGEQMGGANTLFNTAQQLSTGLGIAIGALSLRIAEHFLPASETLQVGTFHIAFIIIGVFSLAGTLDSLTLDKTAGDELRQKKESVPQPATSDK, encoded by the coding sequence ATGAGCTTGTTCCCCATTAAAAAATTCTTGCTGCCTCCTGGTTCCGCGCTGCCACTCCTGGTCGCGGGCGCCTTCTTTATGGAAAACCTCGACGCGACAGTGATCGTTACGGCACTGCCGCAAATGGCGAAAGACTTCGGCGTGCATCCGGTGGACATGAACATCGGCGTCTCGGCCTATATTCTTACGCTCACCGTGTTCATTCCCGCCAGCGGCTGGATTGCTAATCGCTTTGGTACACGCAATATTTTTTCGCTGGCGATCGTTCTTTTCACCCTCGCCTCATTATTGTGCTCGGCCAGCGTCAGCCTTGGGACCTTTACCGCAGCGCGTATGTTGCAGGGTTTTGCCGGGGCGCTGATGGTACCGGTCGGTCGTCTGGTGGTACTAAAAAATACCCAAAAATCGGATTTGATCCGCGCCATAGCGACTATTACCTGGCCGGGCCTGGTTGCACCGATCCTCGGGCCGCCGCTCGGCGGTTTTATTACCACCTATGCTTCGTGGCACTGGATATTTATCCTCAACGTTCCTTTAGGCATTGTTGCGCTGCTGTTCGCCCGCAGGCTGATCCCTCAGGCTGCGGGGCAAAAAGGGGTACCGTTTGACGTCACCGGCTTTGTACTGACCGGTGCAGCCTGTCTGGGTCTGATCTTCGGGCTGGATAAATTTAACGAAGGCCAGATCGACTGGAAACCCGTCGCGATGGTCAGTGGTGCACTGATTGCGGCTGCGCTGGCGGTATGGCATTCAAAACGGGCGTCACACCCTTTGCTGCCGCTGGTGGCGCTGAAAATAAGAAGTTACGCCGTCACGGTTTACGGCGGTTCGCTGTTTCGCATCGCCATCGGTGCCCTGCCATTCCTGCTACCGCTGATGTTCCAGCTCGGTTACGGCATGAGTGCATTTGATGCCGGTTTGCTGGTGCTTTCAGTGTTTGCCGGAAATCTGGCAATGAAACCTTTTACGTCGGCGATTTTGCACCGCTTCCGCTTTAAGTCGATTATGCTGGTTAACGGCCTGCTGAATTCCGCGACGATTTTTGCCTGCGCGCTTTTAACGCCTGAAGTCCCGACCGCGCTGACGCTGTTGCTGCTTTTCGCCAGCGGCATGACACGTTCGATGCAGTTCACGGCGCTAAATACGCTGGCCTTCTCGCAGGTACCCGGCGAGCAGATGGGCGGCGCGAATACGCTGTTTAACACTGCGCAGCAGCTGTCCACCGGTCTCGGTATTGCTATAGGCGCACTCTCACTGCGTATTGCCGAACATTTTCTCCCGGCCAGCGAAACCTTGCAGGTGGGGACGTTCCACATTGCTTTCATCATTATTGGTGTGTTTTCTCTGGCGGGAACGCTCGACAGTCTGACGCTGGATAAGACTGCGGGCGATGAACTGCGACAGAAAAAAGAATCTGTACCCCAACCGGCTACGTCGGATAAATAA